In Synechococcus sp. HK05, one DNA window encodes the following:
- the arfB gene encoding alternative ribosome rescue aminoacyl-tRNA hydrolase ArfB, translated as MAGGTPGDLRLSERWVIPAAELRWRFSRSGGPGGQNVNTTDSRVELVFDLASTPSLPPHLRARALGRLEQRLVEGCVVIAASEHRSQWQNRVAAQRRLVELLQEAIKPPPPPRRPTKPTRGSVQRRLAAKKQRSAVKQQRQGRPQLSDD; from the coding sequence ATGGCGGGCGGCACTCCAGGCGATCTGCGGTTGAGTGAGCGCTGGGTGATTCCTGCGGCGGAGCTGCGCTGGCGCTTTTCCCGCTCCGGTGGGCCGGGTGGTCAGAACGTGAATACCACCGATTCACGGGTGGAGTTGGTGTTCGACCTGGCGTCAACGCCGTCGCTGCCGCCGCACCTGCGGGCCAGGGCGTTGGGGCGCCTGGAGCAGCGGCTTGTGGAGGGTTGCGTGGTGATCGCTGCCAGTGAGCACCGCTCGCAATGGCAGAACCGCGTCGCGGCGCAACGGCGCTTGGTGGAGCTGTTGCAGGAAGCGATCAAGCCACCACCACCCCCGCGGCGCCCCACGAAGCCCACGCGGGGCTCAGTGCAAAGGCGTTTGGCGGCGAAAAAGCAGCGCAGCGCGGTGAAGCAACAGCGGCAGGGCCGGCCTCAGCTTTCAGACGACTGA
- the mazG gene encoding nucleoside triphosphate pyrophosphohydrolase, which produces MAATPDPTAAVSELIAVVAQLRNPESGCPWDLEQTHASLVPYVLEEAHEVADAIRHGDDAHLKEELGDLLLQVVLHAQIAQEEGRFDLAQIAAGISEKLVRRHPHVFAGAEAADSAAVKANWEAIKAAEKAADPAGQPSASPLSDRLAGKVRGQPALAGAMTISKKAAAAGFEWDDMAGVWEKVHEELDELKEAVASGDKAHAQEELGDVLFTLVNVARWCGIDPEAGLAGTNRRFLDRFSRVEAALGGNLQGRSIRELEGLWQQAKAEIRAAQSSES; this is translated from the coding sequence ATGGCCGCCACGCCCGATCCCACCGCAGCTGTGAGCGAACTGATCGCGGTGGTGGCCCAGCTGCGCAATCCCGAAAGCGGCTGTCCCTGGGATCTGGAGCAGACCCACGCCTCCCTGGTGCCCTACGTGCTGGAAGAGGCCCATGAGGTGGCCGATGCCATCCGCCACGGCGACGACGCCCATCTCAAGGAAGAACTGGGAGACCTGCTGCTGCAGGTGGTGCTGCATGCCCAGATCGCCCAGGAGGAGGGACGCTTCGATCTGGCACAGATCGCCGCGGGCATCAGCGAGAAGCTGGTGCGCCGCCACCCCCATGTATTTGCCGGCGCCGAAGCAGCAGACAGCGCCGCCGTGAAGGCCAACTGGGAGGCGATCAAGGCTGCGGAGAAAGCCGCGGATCCAGCAGGCCAGCCCTCAGCCAGCCCCCTCAGCGATCGTCTCGCCGGCAAGGTGCGCGGCCAGCCCGCACTCGCTGGCGCGATGACCATCTCCAAAAAGGCCGCCGCGGCCGGCTTCGAATGGGACGACATGGCCGGTGTGTGGGAGAAGGTGCATGAGGAGCTCGATGAGCTCAAGGAAGCGGTGGCCAGCGGCGACAAGGCCCACGCCCAGGAGGAACTCGGCGACGTGCTGTTCACCTTGGTGAATGTGGCCCGCTGGTGCGGTATCGATCCCGAAGCCGGCCTGGCCGGCACCAACCGCCGCTTCCTCGATCGCTTCTCCCGCGTGGAAGCTGCCCTCGGCGGCAACCTCCAGGGCCGCAGCATCCGTGAACTGGAAGGGCTCTGGCAACAGGCCAAGGCGGAGATCCGGGCCGCTCAGTCGTCTGAAAGCTGA
- a CDS encoding trans-aconitate 2-methyltransferase gives MALLDFDGDYGRTYNARIRRLIPAYDAIFELAAATAAALEPQARRVLVVGAGSGTELPALLQAMPQARFTLIEPSQQMRGLCNALIAEIGATARAEWGPDHLQAGGAGDFEVVISHNVLHVLPPPEQEQLLQRMAAHLAPGGCLLLSSYSESNPPGFELGLAIGRARFEALGMDAATIEAVMASRNTKVFSMDEERLQRELTQAGLEAPIPLLQALFQRLWLSRRAAQECEGGATA, from the coding sequence ATGGCCCTGCTCGACTTCGACGGTGACTACGGCCGCACCTACAACGCGCGCATCCGCCGGCTGATCCCCGCCTACGACGCGATCTTCGAGCTGGCGGCGGCCACGGCGGCGGCGCTGGAGCCGCAGGCGCGCCGGGTGCTGGTGGTGGGAGCCGGCAGCGGCACGGAATTGCCTGCACTACTGCAGGCCATGCCCCAGGCCCGGTTCACGCTGATCGAACCCAGCCAACAGATGCGCGGGCTCTGCAACGCACTGATCGCCGAGATCGGAGCCACAGCGCGGGCGGAGTGGGGCCCCGACCACCTGCAGGCCGGCGGGGCAGGCGATTTCGAGGTGGTGATCAGCCACAACGTGCTGCATGTTCTGCCCCCACCCGAGCAGGAGCAGCTGCTTCAGCGCATGGCAGCTCACCTGGCACCCGGCGGATGCCTGCTGCTGAGCAGCTACAGCGAATCGAATCCACCGGGATTTGAGCTGGGCCTGGCCATCGGCCGCGCCCGCTTTGAAGCACTGGGGATGGATGCGGCCACCATCGAAGCAGTGATGGCCTCGCGCAACACCAAGGTGTTCTCGATGGATGAAGAGCGCCTGCAGCGCGAGCTCACCCAGGCCGGCTTGGAAGCGCCCATCCCGCTGCTGCAGGCCCTGTTCCAACGCCTCTGGCTGAGCCGGCGTGCAGCGCAGGAGTGCGAGGGTGGCGCCACCGCCTGA
- the speE gene encoding polyamine aminopropyltransferase — MAESSTAPTPGWVDEIFDGVRYGLAGRVIAEKQSPFQKVTIIESERYGKGLLLDGCWMTAERQERHYHESIVHPALCSAASIERVLVIGGGDGGTARECLRHAGVQHLDMVEIDGLVVEWSQQHLPSIGGGCWSDPRFHLTVGDGIAWAANAADASYDVVIVDGSDPAGPAEGLFNRAFFEQCRRILKPGGVFATQSESPEAFRQVHIDTVKVIREVFGHADPLYGWVPMYPSGWWSWTFAATDGRRYLEPDPARAAAVAEGCEIWSPRWQRGAFEAIPAAIERALAS, encoded by the coding sequence ATGGCCGAGAGCAGCACCGCCCCCACCCCCGGCTGGGTGGACGAGATCTTTGACGGCGTGCGCTACGGCCTGGCCGGGCGGGTGATCGCGGAGAAGCAATCCCCGTTCCAGAAGGTCACCATCATCGAAAGTGAGCGCTACGGCAAGGGCCTGCTGCTCGATGGCTGCTGGATGACGGCCGAGCGCCAGGAGCGGCATTACCACGAATCGATCGTGCACCCGGCGCTCTGCAGCGCCGCGAGCATCGAGCGGGTGCTGGTGATCGGCGGCGGCGATGGCGGCACCGCCCGCGAGTGCCTGCGCCACGCCGGTGTGCAGCACCTCGACATGGTGGAGATCGATGGCCTGGTGGTGGAGTGGAGCCAGCAGCACCTGCCCTCGATCGGCGGAGGCTGCTGGAGCGATCCCCGCTTCCACCTCACCGTGGGGGATGGCATCGCCTGGGCGGCCAACGCTGCCGATGCCAGCTACGACGTGGTGATCGTGGATGGATCCGATCCGGCGGGCCCAGCCGAAGGCCTGTTCAACCGAGCCTTCTTTGAGCAGTGCCGGCGCATCCTCAAGCCCGGCGGCGTGTTCGCCACCCAGAGCGAATCGCCCGAGGCCTTCCGTCAGGTGCACATCGACACCGTGAAGGTGATCCGCGAGGTGTTCGGCCACGCCGATCCGCTGTATGGCTGGGTGCCGATGTATCCCAGCGGCTGGTGGAGCTGGACCTTCGCCGCCACCGACGGCCGCCGCTACCTCGAGCCCGATCCGGCCCGCGCCGCGGCCGTAGCCGAGGGCTGCGAGATCTGGAGCCCCCGCTGGCAGCGCGGCGCCTTCGAGGCCATCCCCGCCGCCATTGAGCGGGCCCTGGCGAGCTGA